A region from the Hypanus sabinus isolate sHypSab1 chromosome 22, sHypSab1.hap1, whole genome shotgun sequence genome encodes:
- the LOC132379626 gene encoding zinc finger protein Pegasus-like — MDEKRAVSVDFVKDFQEYLTQQTHHVNMISGSVGAEKESESLQTAGSEGDQNGIHNASVEVSLDDGSGLINDGLERTYDGKLKCRYCNYASKGTARLTEHMRMHTGEKPHRCHLCPFASAYERHLEAHMRSHTGEKPYKCELCSFCCSDRSNLSHHRRRRHKLLPLKTARNCLANKKMLGALQKKSSNSVNYGPRLLINLSPPSMVVQKPDYLNDFCHDVSANSCENLQKLHSGGISRDTQDIMLDNPLNQLSTLAGQLSSLPPENQAPASPEDVACRDEKPYVISQSTAPVVSTVASSVAQSSSPISPDACPTHNQQNFSPVAGPSSEHSVHTSTPSMTNSQPSTPTPPNQGQDPQLLHHCQHCDMYFADNILYTIHMGCHGYKNPFQCNICGCKCKNKYDFACHFARGQHKQN, encoded by the exons ATGGATGAAAAAAGAGCTGTTTCTGTGGACTTCGTGAAGGATTTCCAGGAATATCTCACTCAACAAACCCATCATGTGAACATGATATCTGGCTCAGTTGGTGCAGAGAAGGAGTCAGAGTCTTTACAGACTG CGGGTTCGGAAGGTGATCAGAATGGAATACATAATGCTTCAGTTGAAGTTTCACTGGATGATGGCTCAGGGCTCATCAATGATGGGTTGGAAAGGACGTATGATGGAAAACTGAAGTGCCGCTACTGCAACTATGCTAGCAAAGGGACTGCACGACTGACTGAGCACATGAGAATGCATACAG GTGAGAAGCCCCACAGATGCCACCTATGCCCGTTTGCTTCAGCGTATGAGCGTCACCTCGAAGCACACATGCGCTCACATACAGGTGAAAAACCATACAAATGTGAGCTATGCTCTTTCTGCTGCAGTGATCGAAGTAATTTGTCCCATCACCGTAGACGTAGGCACAAACTTCTTCCCTTGAAAACTGCAAGGAACTGCCTTGCCAATAAGAAAATGTTGGGAGCTTTACAGAAAAAATCTAGCAACTCTGTGAATTATGGGCCAAGACTTCTGATTAATCTAAGTCCTCCTTCCATGGTGGTACAGAAGCCAGATTACCTCAATGACTTCTGTCATGATGTATCAGCTAATTCCTGTGAGAATTTGCAAAAACTTCATTCTGGTGGGATCTCGAGGGACACTCAAGATATCATGTTGGATAATCCATTAAATCAGCTTTCTACCTTAGCAGGCCAATTATCCAGCCTTCCACCTGAAAATCAAGCTCCAGCATCTCCTGAAGATGTAGCCTGCAGGGATGAAAAACCATATGTGATCTCACAGTCTACAGCACCAGTTGTTTCAACAGTAGCTTCCAGTGTGGCGCAAAGCTCATCCCCTATCAGTCCAGATGCATGTCCCACACACAATCAGCAGAACTTCAGTCCTGTGGCAGGTCCCAGTAGTGAGCACAGTGTTCACACAAGTACACCCAGCATGACGAACAGCCAGCCTAGCACCCCTACTCCGCCAAATCAAGGTCAAGATCCCCAGCTTCTTCATCATTGTCAACATTGTGACATGTATTTTGCAGACAATATCCTTTATACTATTCATATGGGGTGTCATGGCTATAAGAATCCATTTCAGTGTAATATATGCGGATGCAAATGTAAAAACAAATATGATTTTGCTTGTCATTTTGCTCGAGGTCAACACAAGCAGAATTAA